The DNA window GCTGACACCGCTGGTCGTGCTCAGTGTGATGGGAGCGATCGGCACTCTGCTGCTCGTCCAGATCTACGGTGTCCGTGTGCTCTCGCGTCGTGTCCGCGGACGCAGCGCCGCCGTGGTGGCCAAACGCAGCCCCAGCACTGCCCAGCCCGCCAAGCAGAGCGTGGAGCCGGCCGGTCCGCCCTCGGCGCTCTCCGCCTGGGCCGCCAATCTGCGCTCCCGTCCTGGACAGCTCACCTGGTTCACCCGCATGGCCCGCGAGACCAAGAATGTCGGTGCGCGTGACGTCCTCGCCCTGACTGCCAGCAGCGGTGCCCTGGACTATCGCGCCCTGATGCGGGCGGTCGACGCTGCTCGGGTGGGTCGGCGTCGCAGTGAATCGGCTGCAGCTCTTCAGCGTCGACTCTGGAAGCCTGCCCTCTTCTCGCTCGCCCGAGTGCTCTACAGTCAGCGGCTGAGCACGCAGGACCTCATGGACTGCCTCAAGCTCTATGAGCTGGCTGAGGACCTCTACGACGTCGAGAACTTCTTGGAGGGCCAGGACCGTTCCTTCTACGCGGACCTGCTCACCTGGGACGGTCAGACACTGAAGGCGGAGCAGGTCCTGTCCCTGCCCGAAGAGAGACCGGATCGCGCCTACTCCCAGGCGTTCCTCGGGCTCAACGCGGTGAATCCTGTGGTCGCACGCAATCCGCACAAGGCCGGGGAGTGGCTGAGTCGCCTCAACGAGAAGTTCGAGGAGGCAGGGTTCGCGCCGCTGTCCTTCAAAGATCCGCAGAACCCGTCCTTCTACGAGATCGTGACGAACGCCTCGCCGGTCGAGGGCGAGGAGATGCCGCTGGTCACTGTGATCATGCCCATCTATGAGCCCAACGAGGCCACTGATGTGGCCATCCGCTCCCTGCTGAACCAGACGTGGAGCAACCTCGAGATTCTGATCGTCGACGACGCCTCCCCGCAGTACGACGCCGATGGCAACCCCACCGGTTTCCGTGAGCAGCTCAGTGCGTGGGAGCGCGAGGACGATCGCATCCGTGTGGTCTTCTGTGAGGAGAACCGCGGAGCCTACTCCGTGCGCAATGACGCCTTCGACATGGCCCGAGGCGACTTCGTGACCATCGCAGACAAGGACGACTGGCACCATCCGCAGAGGATCGAGTACCAGGCACGGGATCTGCGAGACACTCCTGAGAAGGCCGGAAACATCGTCAACTGGGTGCGTGTGGACGAATCGATGAAGTTCCTCGTCCGGTGGGGTCCCGACCGGGTCATCCACCCCAGCTTTGCCTCCATCATGTATCGCACCCAGGAGGTCAAAGAGACCCTCGGCTACTGGGACCCGGTTCGGAAGTCAGCGGACAACGAGTACCGCACCCGATTCGAGTTGGCGTACGGAACCAAGCTGATCGCCGATGTGTCTGTCCCGCTGGCCTTTTCATTGCTGGGAGAGGGCAATCTGACCAGCAACGACTTCGGTCTCGGGTACCGGCATCCCGATCGTGAGATCTACCAGGACGCATACCGGGTCTGGCATGAGAACATCACCGCTGGAGCGTCATCGCATCTGGACTACACGCCGGGTGAGCGACGTTGGGTGGCCCCGCCGTCCTTCCTGCCGCAGCGCAACAAAGATCACATTCCCCATTACGACGTCGTCTACCTCTCGGAGTTCGGACTGTGGGGCGGCAACACGCTCTCACTGCTTCAGGAGATCGAAGCGGCACTGGCCCAGGGGCTCTCAGTGGGCATCATTCCGCTGCAGAACGGCCTGATCTCGACCGCCGCCAAACGGCGGATGATCCCTGAACTTCAGCAGATGTTCTTGGACGGGCGGGTGGACCGCCTGACGTTGGACCGCAAGGCCACGGCTGGTCGTCTGATCATCCACTGGCCGCCGGTGGTGCAGCTGCTGCAGGGGACCGAAGCCGCCTTGGTGCCGCAGGACGTCATCGTCGTGGCCAACCGTGCCCCGGCGGTCCTCTCCGCAGGCAGCGCGAGCTACGACCTCAGCGACGTTGCGGCAAACGTCGCGGCGATGTTCGGCCGGCGGCCGCGTTGGGCGGCACCCTCGCCGCACGCGATCAGGGAGCTGCGGTCTCTGATCCCCACCGACGATGTCTTGTCCGACCCATGGGACTCGCCCGCTGAGCCCCTGCGCCGTCCTCTTCCAACGGGGATCGCCGACGGCCGAGCTCCTATGGTCGGTCGACCGTGGAGTGAGGAGGAGGCCAATTGGCCGGAGCCGTCCCGTCGCGACGTCATGTTTCCGCGCGACGGCGCGTACGGAGTCTCCCTGCGTGCCAACCTCAACACCTTGTACACACAGAAGATCCTGGCCAGGGGTGAGATGCCTGAGAGCTGGTCGGTGCGCGACCATTCGGTCACCGGCTTCGCAGAGTATCTCGACGAGCTGGACTTCCTGCTCGTCCATACTCGTGAGCTGTGGGACGAGTCGGTGGAGCCCAGCATCGTGGCAGCCCTGCGGGCCGGCGTGGTCTGCATCGCACCTGTGGAACTTCAAGAACAGTACGGTGACGCCTTGGTGTATGCAGGCCCGAAGGACGTCCCCTCGGCCGTGTCTGAACTGTGGGAGGCGGATCTCTACGCCACCCAGCAGGAACGAGGCTTCAGGTTCTTGGAAGACCACCGCACGGCAGCCGGGTACGCAGGACGTGTGAAGGCGTAGAGATGCGCACTCTGGTCTCCTTCCCACGGGCGGGGATGAACCCCTATTCCAGGATGCTCTACCTGCTTCCCAGGGCTGCGCAATGGAATGTTCGGGAGACCAGCGTCCTTACGCGCTTCGTCGAGCTTTTGGACGAGATCGGCGCAGGTGACGTCATCCACGTCCAGTGGAGCTGGCCGATCTTTCGGACAGATGCGGACCCTCAGGAGGTGGAGGAGAACCTCAGATCCTTCTGCACCGCTGTGGCGCGCGCCCGCAGCCGTGGTTCCTTCCTCCTCTGGACGGTGCACAACCTGGTCTCACACGACTCGGAGTTCCTCAGTCTGGAGCGACGGTTCAGCAATTTCATGGGGGCCTACGCCGATCATGTGATTCAGCTCAACTGCCGCACTGAAGAGTTGGTCCGCGAACACTGTTCCGTGGGCGAGGCAGAGTTCGTCACCATCGAACACTCCACGTATCGCGGGGTCTATCCGCAGGAGATCACGCGCGATCAGGCACGCGAGTCGCTGGGCATCCGGCCGGATCGTCCTGTGGTCGGTTTCGTGGGTCAGGTCCGGCCGTATAAGGGAATCGAGCGCCTCCTGGAGGCGGTCGGCTCTCTGAAGACACAGGGCCAGGAGATCACTGTCCTACTGGCTGGAAAGCCCCAGGCAGGGGTGGAGGAGGAGCTGGACAGCATTGTTGATCGGCAGGGCATCGACTGTGTGCGCCTCTATGAGTTTGTGCCGGACCACGAGCTGCAGACCTGGTTCCGTGCCGCAGATCTCATGGTCTTCCCCTACGCCAAAGTCTTGAACTCTGGCAGTGCCTATCTCTCTGCAACGTTCAGCACACCGTGCGTGCTGCCTCGTGAACCTCAGTTCGAGACTCTCTTCGAAGATGAAGACTGGGTGCATCTCTTCGACGAATCAGACCCAGAGGGGCTGAAGCACGCCATCTCCGAGGGGATCGCGGCGGCGTCGGCCTCCCGTGGCGCGGCCGATGCCTTCGCCCGCAGACATCTGCCGTGGCATATGTCCCACGGCTTCTTGGACCTGCTTCAGAGCCTGCCGGCCGGCGGAGCGGAACGGGGGCAAGGGTGATCAGGCCTGATATTTCCGTGCTGCTGATGGCCCAGGAGCAGGACGCCGTATGGCTGGACGAATGCCTGGCCTCCC is part of the Nesterenkonia lacusekhoensis genome and encodes:
- a CDS encoding glycosyltransferase family 2 protein, whose amino-acid sequence is MQSLTLLHWTVLGVFGFFAAASFVFAVLQLTPLVVLSVMGAIGTLLLVQIYGVRVLSRRVRGRSAAVVAKRSPSTAQPAKQSVEPAGPPSALSAWAANLRSRPGQLTWFTRMARETKNVGARDVLALTASSGALDYRALMRAVDAARVGRRRSESAAALQRRLWKPALFSLARVLYSQRLSTQDLMDCLKLYELAEDLYDVENFLEGQDRSFYADLLTWDGQTLKAEQVLSLPEERPDRAYSQAFLGLNAVNPVVARNPHKAGEWLSRLNEKFEEAGFAPLSFKDPQNPSFYEIVTNASPVEGEEMPLVTVIMPIYEPNEATDVAIRSLLNQTWSNLEILIVDDASPQYDADGNPTGFREQLSAWEREDDRIRVVFCEENRGAYSVRNDAFDMARGDFVTIADKDDWHHPQRIEYQARDLRDTPEKAGNIVNWVRVDESMKFLVRWGPDRVIHPSFASIMYRTQEVKETLGYWDPVRKSADNEYRTRFELAYGTKLIADVSVPLAFSLLGEGNLTSNDFGLGYRHPDREIYQDAYRVWHENITAGASSHLDYTPGERRWVAPPSFLPQRNKDHIPHYDVVYLSEFGLWGGNTLSLLQEIEAALAQGLSVGIIPLQNGLISTAAKRRMIPELQQMFLDGRVDRLTLDRKATAGRLIIHWPPVVQLLQGTEAALVPQDVIVVANRAPAVLSAGSASYDLSDVAANVAAMFGRRPRWAAPSPHAIRELRSLIPTDDVLSDPWDSPAEPLRRPLPTGIADGRAPMVGRPWSEEEANWPEPSRRDVMFPRDGAYGVSLRANLNTLYTQKILARGEMPESWSVRDHSVTGFAEYLDELDFLLVHTRELWDESVEPSIVAALRAGVVCIAPVELQEQYGDALVYAGPKDVPSAVSELWEADLYATQQERGFRFLEDHRTAAGYAGRVKA
- a CDS encoding glycosyltransferase, which translates into the protein MRTLVSFPRAGMNPYSRMLYLLPRAAQWNVRETSVLTRFVELLDEIGAGDVIHVQWSWPIFRTDADPQEVEENLRSFCTAVARARSRGSFLLWTVHNLVSHDSEFLSLERRFSNFMGAYADHVIQLNCRTEELVREHCSVGEAEFVTIEHSTYRGVYPQEITRDQARESLGIRPDRPVVGFVGQVRPYKGIERLLEAVGSLKTQGQEITVLLAGKPQAGVEEELDSIVDRQGIDCVRLYEFVPDHELQTWFRAADLMVFPYAKVLNSGSAYLSATFSTPCVLPREPQFETLFEDEDWVHLFDESDPEGLKHAISEGIAAASASRGAADAFARRHLPWHMSHGFLDLLQSLPAGGAERGQG